A genomic segment from Ptychodera flava strain L36383 chromosome 19, AS_Pfla_20210202, whole genome shotgun sequence encodes:
- the LOC139118563 gene encoding uncharacterized protein isoform X2, with protein sequence MTGSRATRLPSGRWAGYFVDNRDFGIGHEANSRWPIDVYVTFSPNGREFSADGTDEIGTFKFTHGTISDECFCQFLKTYETHSVTYQGLIYGHLISGMWWLTDHPWISGTFSMYPHWQTLASM encoded by the exons ATGACTGGTTCTAGAGCAACGCGGCTGCCTTCAG GAAGGTGGGCTGGTTACTTCGTTGACAATCGAGATTTCGGTATCGGCCATGAAGCAAACAGCAGATGGCCCATTGATGTCTACGTCACATTTTCACCCAATGGGCGGGAATTCTCAGCAGACGGTACTGATGAAATTGGAACGTTTAAGTTCACACATGGCACAATATCAG atgaatgcttttgtcagtttttgaaGACCTATGAAACCCACTCTGTGACCTATCAGGGACTGATATATGGCCACCTCATCAGTGGAATGTGGTGGCTCACCGACCATCCGTGGATTTCCGGCACCTTCTCCATGTATCCACACTGGCAGACGCTGGCATCAATGTAG
- the LOC139118563 gene encoding uncharacterized protein isoform X1: MQIIVCDDIRRTQLRQGRWAGYFVDNRDFGIGHEANSRWPIDVYVTFSPNGREFSADGTDEIGTFKFTHGTISDECFCQFLKTYETHSVTYQGLIYGHLISGMWWLTDHPWISGTFSMYPHWQTLASM, encoded by the exons atgcaaattatcgtCTGCGATGACATAAGAAGAACCCAGCTTCGAcaag GAAGGTGGGCTGGTTACTTCGTTGACAATCGAGATTTCGGTATCGGCCATGAAGCAAACAGCAGATGGCCCATTGATGTCTACGTCACATTTTCACCCAATGGGCGGGAATTCTCAGCAGACGGTACTGATGAAATTGGAACGTTTAAGTTCACACATGGCACAATATCAG atgaatgcttttgtcagtttttgaaGACCTATGAAACCCACTCTGTGACCTATCAGGGACTGATATATGGCCACCTCATCAGTGGAATGTGGTGGCTCACCGACCATCCGTGGATTTCCGGCACCTTCTCCATGTATCCACACTGGCAGACGCTGGCATCAATGTAG